tgtCCAGTGATCGTTGTAGTTCTCTGTCCTGGCGTGGGCGGCCCTGAACAGGTGAAAGCACAGCCGAGGGGAAATCATGGTGGTTGAGTTTGTACATTTCgttatttcagtttgttttgtttttgccttcACACATGACTCATGTTAACCACTCTGGGTGATGCTCCGTAGTCTGCTGCTGGGCGGTTTGTTGAGtagttcaaatgttttattattcagcttttttatATCAGGGTGGTGGCAGAAGTTTTAGTAGTTTTTTACAGTGATTTATCTCAgggtgaactggccctttaacaGGTGACTTGTGTTCcaataatatatatttgttcaCATATAATATGTAGACTGTAGCTGCAGCTGGGTGGGTATTTGTTGATGTAATGTTTCATTACGCTGACGTTTACAATCACAGAAGAAGTTAGGGGGTCGGCACGATCATGTACATCCACGAAGCTTCTGTTACTGCCTGGAGACGAGCTGCAGACGTGCTTTCACTGAGTTtgtaagaggagaaaaatgccTGTGAAACACCTTTGAACTGCTGAAGAACAGACGCTCCTCTTCTGAAACGCCTCCAGTGGACATCGAAGTGACGGCGGCGGAGTCGAGGCGCCGCCACCTCCTGTGGACTTGATGTGTGACTGTTCAAATTTGATGAATTCTGGGTTAAACACTGTGCTGTGGTTGTGTAATCATTAAGGCCTCTGATTGTGAGTCTGATTTCTGAATGACTTCTTTTCTCAGTAATAAAGAGCAGCAACCTTCCTCCAGACCTCCTCATCATTTATGTCAGTGTGACCGACTGGATGCAGCTCTGGGTTACGACAGTAAAACTATAGTTTTACATTTCTACGTctatttcagttcagttttaattagttttactGTCAGTTTGTTAGTTTTGGAACATGTTTTGTTCTCTGGTAAGCAGGTCATAGCTCAGCGTTCTTGTACAAACTTTCAGACCAACTTTTgtggtgtgtttccaccaacCGAGAAGCGAATCTTCACCTGGTGTTACTCGCTCCAGTTTGATCACCTGATCATCTTTGTTTATTCACGTTACTCCTTTGAGTAAACACGGTGATGCTGAGTTCACGCCGAGTGGCTTCATAGAGAAGTAAAACCGAACACTAGaatcagagacagaaacagtctCAGAGTCTGACAGGCAGTCTGACTTCCTCTCCGGTCCGTCTCTCTCTAACGGGTCCAGTGGGATCATTGAGGCTCCATGTTGGATTCACTGACAGGACGTCAGGACACCAGGACATGTTCACTGAAGCCGTCTCTGGAGGAAACAGGAGCTCTCTGACAGGTGCATGTTTTGCTcaagttgaatattttcaacTTGTGCGACACGCAAATTGGTGTCATTCATGATTTCTGGTCGTCTGTTTGTGTCTTCGCATTGACTTTATATGTAATTTGTTTTGTGCGAAAAATTCCCTTTTGCGTCACACACAAGGGAGTTTTTTTAAGGTTTGTGGACCGTCGTTTTGAAGCCTGAAGAGTTTGGCATTTAGGATGTCACCATCCTGgatttttggagccagaagtgatgttctgattggttaagttcagacaggaccctcctctgattgctcaggttcagacaggaccctcctctgattggtcaggtttagacaggaccctcctctgattggtcgggtttagacaggaccctcctctgattggtcgggttcagacaggaccctcctctgattggtcgggttcagacaggaccctcctctgattggtcgggttcagacaggacccttctctgattggtcaggttcagacaggaccctcctctgattggtcaggttcagacaggaccctcctctgattggtcaggtttagacaggaccctcctctgattggtcaggttcagacaggaccctcctctgattggtcaggttcagacaggaccctcctctgattggtcaggtttagacaggaccctcctctgattggtcaggtttagacaggaccctcctctgattggttaagtatagacaggaccctcctctgattggtcaggttcagacaggaccctcctctgattggttaagtatagacaggaccctcctctgattggtcaggtttagacaggaccctcctctgattggtcaggtttagacaggaccctcctctgattggtcaggtttagacaggaccctcctctgattggttaagtatagacaggaccctcctctgattggtcaggtttagacaggaccctcctctgattggttaagtatagacaggaccctcctctgattggtcaggtttagacaggaccctcctctgattggtcaggtttagacaggaccctcctctgattggttaagtatagacaggaccctcctctgattggtcaggtttagacaggaccctcctctgattggtcaggtttagacggGACCCTCCTAGTTTTTCATGATTTCATTAGTGTTTGTTAGTGATAGTAACCTTAGTTTGGAAACATCTAGTCTGTAGCTGTGAGCAGATAACCTGCTAACCTTCAGCCGCCTCCGGGTTCGTCCTGCTGGCCTCCCCCACAGTCAGGTGGATCATAACGACAGGTGTGACAGGAACTACTGTTTGTTCAGGTGAAACATAAAACCCTCATGAGAGCAGTAACTGCCACGTGTCGACATCCTGGAGGGGCGTGGGGTCAGGTACAGGTGATACAGGAAATAcgatccaggaagtccagtttgaaTAACAGATTAATGACTTTAAAGCTGTTTGTATTTCTCTGACCAACGGTTCAATAACTCTGGTTATAAAGTAATCACAGAGGCGGTTGTTTTATCTTTCCTCTTCTGGGCGACCTCAGAGACGGCGAGGTTAACAGGAGACACACCTGAAGAATTGATTTGATTGGACCCACCTAAAAAAAGTGAACATCAGTTTAAGCGGACGCTGCATTgagaatattttcacagctttacaatgccatcagacagcccttACAGACGTTCTTTTAGTTTTCTtgaaagccaccaaactccatagACAGAAACAGTACTTCCACGTCGCAGATGATGGGAGTCGGcggtctaccactgcctcgaTCGGTGACTCTAatggtgttattgtgttactttGGTGTCTTATGAAAAGGTCTGTTCACATCCAACACATCAGAGAGTGTTTCATTGCTTCGGCTCTACAGCACTTCAAAGGGAAGTGTTCTtgttactgcactacatttatttgaccgGTTAGTTGCAGATCAGATTAGAGTTTATGAGACGAGctcataaaatatgatgcatcaTCGTTGATTATCAAGCCACTAACTGGGCTCACAGAATGATATTCATTGACCTCAAGGGGTTGAAAACAGCCTCCAGTCAAAGACCTTCCATCGTTTTAATCTCTCAGGTCAGCTGCATCTTTGCTCCCAAAATGTGGTAACGACTGATTCAAGTTGGGGTTTGCTTCACAGCGACCCAGTGGTGATTCTGGagttttttactttacttactttgaATTTTACTCAATATGTAAAATCAGTTAGCTACAGTAGATGAACTTCTTCTGAGTGATCAAaccagcaggaagaggagggattTTTCTCAGCACTTTATTACCAACATTTCCACCGTTTTCTGACTAAATATCCCAGTTTTACACACGTTGTGACAGGATGTTTGGAGGCCGTCAGTCAGTCACCTCCTCTGTGGATTTGGAGGTTCTCTATGTTATCTCATCATTTGAATGAAGCTGCTTTGTTCAGCTCGTCTTCTtctctaaaaatgtcaaattttgcATCTCTGTAGAGATCGATAGAGACAGTCAGGAAACAAGTGAGGGGGGGTGACATGTAGCAAAGGAAGCAGATTCGACCCGAAGACCTCACTGGTCTGACTGGAACCTGCTGGAGAGTTTCTGGTCCATTTCACTGAGTCCAGTCCAGTCGGGGAAAGAGTCGCCACAGGTGAGGTTTCTGAAAGCAGCCTCATTTCTGTTGCCGTTGTTCCAGAGCAGCGAGGTCGGCGCTCAGCGTGACGACCATCATGAGGACGCTGTGGCTGCCGGGCAGAGTCGATCCGGCCACGTCACACCCATCGGCACCAAAGTGATCCAGGCGGACGTCCACACAGGTCAGATTCCACCTGAGGAGCAGCGCCTCGATGGACCAGTCAGCACTGacacaaggggggggggggggagtggaaGAGGACaagggaggaggatgaggagtaatgggaggaggagaaagagaggggggagggaggagggaaaaggagaggtgagtgggaggaggaagagggggggagagggagcaagaggagggagaaggagaagggaggaaggagggagggaggagaggtgggggaggaaAAGGGATGAGGAGtagggagaggggaggaagaggaagattaCTTTGTGATAATTGCCTGTTGGAGTttaactgaaaacagaaactcTTGAGTGTCTCGTGTGAACAGACGGTGGCTGTGCTGCCGTCGTTGCCATGGATACGTGCTCACCTCCTCTCCTGGTACGTGGTCCAGAACTGAGCTCGGGGGTTTTTCCTCAGGAGGAAAGCGACGGTCACCAGGACGTCCTCGAAATCTGAAACGTGTCCACAAATGTCCAGTCAGTGGCCAAAAGTTAGCGGACACCAGGACACTGTGAGCCTGTTCGTCTTGGCTCACTCATCAGTCAGAAGGCCAGAAGCATCGCCCTGGAAACCACACGCCCTGGAAACCCCCTGTTTGAACCGCTTCCGCCTGAAGTCCACTACGAACAGtgaggaacagcttctaccccagaGCTGTGGCCTCCATCACACCCCTCCCCCCCCGTCTCCAGGAACTCATAACCAGGACGACCTCAGCAGCCTCTGAGCACAAAGAGGCCAAGCTTCACACACTGCACTACCTCTGCACAATCCCCTCACTGtattcactttttctaatgcTGCCATTGCACTGCTCTGTATATATTGTAAATACTTTTACTAATTTTTGTACTTagttttttgtatttatgtcttGTTGGTGTGttatatgggagaggtcagacgaaatctcattgtactttgctgtatgatgacaatgAATCTGATTCTGACTATAGAGAAGTGTAAGAGCGCCCTCTGCTGGAGCAGACACCTAACTACTCCAGTTCAAACACCTCTTTACTGcctgaatatttcatttgtcCCACAAAGCGATGGCCCTGGTGGACAAGCTAAGATACTGAGTTATTATTTGAGATGCTTTAGGACTCTGTTTTGAGAAAGTTCAGTGACTGTAAATCTTGTCATTCTATCAGAACCGACCTTGTGGCTCGTAGAAAACGTCAGAGCCCAAGATGACGTCCAGCTGGGGCAGCAGCACCAGGTCAGGTGAGATCTCCCCCCAGGTGAGACCCAGCACGAGGACGTCCTGCAGGCCGTTGGCCTCACAGCTGCGCCTGCAGTTCTGCAGACACAGGGGGGTCTTATCGCTGTCGGACAGGATCACCGTTGCACCGCACCGGGCAGCCACCACACCTGGCAGACTGACGCCTGCACCCAGCtgtggacggacagacagacagacagacagacagacgcctCAGGTCGTCTACAGCTCTGTGGCTCAGATCCCAAACTGTGACACGACATGAGCTTCTTCTCACCTCCAGCACCGTCTTGTCTCTCAGCCGGTCCCTGCGGGTCCAC
This genomic window from Pempheris klunzingeri isolate RE-2024b chromosome 17, fPemKlu1.hap1, whole genome shotgun sequence contains:
- the LOC139217145 gene encoding histone-arginine methyltransferase METTL23-like, coding for MDHSGAETPSIAHKVFTFEDKKKKPAESLTVCIPEVLDPQYGMYVWPCAVVLAQYLWTRRDRLRDKTVLELGAGVSLPGVVAARCGATVILSDSDKTPLCLQNCRRSCEANGLQDVLVLGLTWGEISPDLVLLPQLDVILGSDVFYEPQDFEDVLVTVAFLLRKNPRAQFWTTYQERSADWSIEALLLRWNLTCVDVRLDHFGADGCDVAGSTLPGSHSVLMMVVTLSADLAALEQRQQK